One window of the Carnobacterium maltaromaticum DSM 20342 genome contains the following:
- a CDS encoding SHOCT domain-containing protein has translation MLNKCISFMGGGFNMMFMGIIWVSLIVLIVILVLKTFEKKNQKQNFEESPVDILLKEFAKGAITEEEYLAKRKYM, from the coding sequence ATGTTGAATAAGTGTATATCTTTTATGGGAGGTGGATTCAATATGATGTTTATGGGGATAATTTGGGTAAGTTTAATTGTTTTAATAGTGATTCTAGTGCTAAAAACTTTTGAAAAAAAGAATCAGAAACAAAATTTTGAAGAATCACCGGTGGATATTTTATTAAAAGAATTTGCAAAAGGGGCTATAACAGAAGAAGAGTATTTAGCAAAACGAAAATATATGTAA
- a CDS encoding response regulator transcription factor, producing MKILIVDDEPKILEIVDAYLISKNYSVYKATSGKEALEKYHFISPDLVILDLMLPDISGLDVCETIRKETETPIIMLTAKSGEEDILKGLALGADDYIVKPFSPKELVARVETVLRRSSTFSSHGKLIFNDGELIIIPSTRQVFLTNNELALTSSEFDILAIIASNPNRIFSRSQLIEIVKGMEFSGLERTIDSHIKNLRHKIEKDPKKPNYIVTVHGSGYRFGEGK from the coding sequence ATGAAAATTCTGATTGTTGATGATGAGCCTAAAATACTAGAAATCGTGGATGCGTACTTGATATCAAAAAACTACTCAGTATATAAAGCAACATCAGGAAAGGAAGCTTTAGAAAAATATCATTTTATTTCCCCTGATTTGGTTATACTAGATTTAATGTTGCCAGATATCAGTGGTCTTGATGTGTGCGAAACAATTAGAAAAGAAACGGAAACACCAATCATCATGCTAACAGCAAAATCGGGAGAAGAAGACATTTTGAAAGGACTTGCTCTAGGTGCAGATGATTATATAGTGAAACCATTTAGTCCAAAGGAACTTGTTGCAAGAGTTGAGACCGTTTTAAGACGGTCTTCAACATTTTCTAGTCATGGGAAATTAATCTTTAACGATGGTGAGTTAATTATTATTCCAAGTACTCGACAAGTATTTTTAACAAATAATGAGTTAGCATTAACTTCTTCTGAATTTGATATTTTAGCTATTATTGCTTCTAATCCAAATCGTATTTTTTCTAGAAGTCAGTTGATAGAAATAGTAAAGGGAATGGAGTTTTCTGGATTAGAAAGAACAATTGATTCACATATAAAAAATTTACGCCATAAAATAGAAAAAGATCCAAAAAAACCAAATTATATTGTAACAGTTCATGGTAGCGGTTATCGTTTTGGTGAGGGAAAATGA
- a CDS encoding sensor histidine kinase has product MKRTIKWQLIVSFLLLSSLIIGSLSFITISLMNNHFEKYVKERQEETLTQYVESIELLFNYSEQNWQTQGIGDIGKKALENNIIIEVYDRNNKILWAPSKTEKSKATKKMNIYAKYLKNKLDITNTNVVKIEKNLTYKESTIGKVLFRHVGPLSYTKHDVVFISDMKKNLMIVSFAALFISFIFATWVSRKMSIPLTHVNDFTKKVANGDYSQQIPQETSILEINELISSVNELTRQLEQQQELRKRLSTDIAHEIRTPLTTLKGNIEGMLDGIWDVSTERLQSCYDEVTRLTRLIGNIEKLTKLEKNYEKLIKSNFNLNSLIFQVVTNFDSSIKQKEIQFNLYGEEISVFADKDKFSQVMTNLLANAIKFTQKYGEISISLNKVGNNVEIKVKDNGIGINEEEVEHIFDRFYMADPARSSSQGGQGIGLAIVKSIVEAHSGSIRVESNLGTGSCFFIKLPIKNRL; this is encoded by the coding sequence ATGAAAAGAACGATAAAATGGCAATTAATTGTTTCGTTCTTGTTGCTATCTTCTTTGATAATTGGTTCATTAAGTTTTATAACAATAAGTTTAATGAATAATCATTTCGAAAAATATGTAAAGGAACGTCAAGAAGAGACGCTAACTCAATATGTAGAATCGATTGAACTTTTATTTAATTATAGTGAACAAAATTGGCAAACACAAGGAATCGGAGATATCGGTAAAAAAGCATTGGAAAATAATATTATTATTGAAGTCTATGACAGAAACAACAAGATATTATGGGCCCCTAGTAAAACAGAGAAAAGCAAAGCAACTAAAAAAATGAACATATATGCAAAATACTTAAAAAACAAATTGGATATTACTAATACTAATGTAGTTAAAATTGAAAAAAATCTAACATATAAAGAATCTACAATTGGTAAAGTGCTTTTTAGACATGTAGGTCCGTTATCCTATACGAAGCATGATGTTGTTTTTATATCCGATATGAAAAAGAATTTGATGATTGTCTCTTTCGCTGCATTATTTATCTCGTTTATATTTGCGACATGGGTATCAAGAAAGATGAGTATCCCATTAACCCATGTGAATGATTTTACTAAAAAAGTTGCAAATGGTGATTATTCACAACAAATCCCCCAAGAAACGTCTATATTAGAAATAAATGAACTGATTAGCTCTGTAAATGAATTAACTAGACAGTTAGAGCAGCAGCAAGAACTACGCAAAAGACTTTCTACAGATATTGCACATGAAATAAGAACCCCTCTTACAACCTTAAAAGGCAATATTGAGGGAATGCTAGATGGAATATGGGATGTATCTACTGAGAGGCTTCAAAGTTGTTATGACGAGGTTACTCGCTTAACTAGATTAATTGGTAACATCGAAAAATTAACTAAGTTAGAAAAAAATTATGAGAAATTAATTAAATCTAACTTTAATTTAAATAGTTTGATTTTTCAAGTGGTTACAAATTTTGATTCTAGTATTAAACAAAAAGAAATTCAGTTTAATTTATATGGAGAAGAAATTTCTGTATTTGCAGATAAAGATAAATTTAGTCAAGTTATGACCAACTTACTTGCTAATGCTATAAAATTTACTCAAAAATATGGTGAGATATCCATTAGTTTAAATAAAGTAGGGAATAATGTTGAGATAAAAGTAAAAGATAATGGGATTGGAATTAATGAGGAAGAGGTAGAACATATTTTTGACAGATTTTATATGGCAGATCCAGCGAGAAGCAGTTCTCAAGGTGGTCAAGGAATTGGATTAGCGATTGTTAAAAGTATTGTAGAGGCTCATTCTGGATCCATTCGAGTTGAAAGCAACTTAGGTACCGGGAGTTGTTTTTTTATAAAACTACCAATAAAGAATAGACTCTAA
- a CDS encoding multicopper oxidase family protein has product MSKKQLTTVLLIVIVAFIAVTGWFLYDKNYTKTENNQSKQKMNMSMSEGNSSSNSSMEMMDQESENNVEIVEKNQKEKELAIPPLLKADSETDSAVEYTLTAQEGESSFIDGEKTKTLGYNGNFLGPVLRVKNGQKVTINTENKLTSDTSFHWHGLKIPSDVDGGPHQPVKPNETKKVDFTVEQEAATLWFHPHPDGETAKQVYDGLAGVLLVEDENSDKLDIPKNYGKDDIPVIVQDRVFDNNNQLNYESDRNEDGTQGDTLLVNGTINPYINVSDGNIRLRLLNGSNARNYEFSFDDGSEFKQIASDGGFLANPISLDKVMLTPGERAEIIVNTEKYKKGDVLNLMDGDSKILSLKITKDNLKSVELPTKLNEIANEDTSSLPEQKITLKGMSHMVSIDGKTFDMNRIDLEKKKDEKEIWEIYNAPDMMGGMIHPFHIHGVQFRILSRNGKTPPENEAGWKDTVALNPDETVKLEVQFQNTGIFMYHCHNLEHEENGMMGQVKVTK; this is encoded by the coding sequence ATGAGTAAAAAACAATTAACAACAGTTTTATTAATTGTAATTGTAGCTTTCATAGCAGTTACTGGATGGTTTTTGTATGATAAAAATTATACTAAAACAGAAAATAATCAATCTAAACAAAAAATGAATATGAGTATGTCTGAGGGAAATTCAAGTAGTAACAGTAGCATGGAAATGATGGACCAAGAAAGCGAAAATAATGTTGAAATTGTGGAAAAAAATCAAAAAGAAAAAGAGTTGGCGATTCCTCCTTTATTAAAGGCAGATTCTGAAACAGACTCAGCAGTAGAATATACTCTAACTGCGCAAGAGGGAGAATCTTCCTTTATTGATGGCGAAAAAACTAAGACTCTTGGGTACAATGGTAACTTTCTTGGACCTGTTTTACGAGTTAAAAATGGCCAAAAGGTAACGATTAACACTGAAAACAAGTTAACTAGTGACACATCGTTTCATTGGCATGGGTTAAAAATCCCTTCAGACGTTGACGGTGGACCACACCAACCAGTAAAACCTAATGAGACTAAAAAAGTAGATTTCACTGTAGAACAAGAAGCTGCAACACTCTGGTTTCATCCACATCCAGATGGTGAAACAGCTAAACAAGTATATGATGGTTTAGCTGGCGTTTTGTTAGTAGAAGATGAAAATTCTGACAAACTAGATATACCAAAAAATTATGGTAAGGATGATATACCTGTAATTGTTCAAGATAGGGTTTTTGATAATAACAATCAGTTGAATTATGAATCAGATCGAAATGAAGACGGAACTCAAGGAGATACATTGTTGGTTAATGGAACAATAAATCCTTATATTAATGTTTCAGATGGGAATATACGTTTGCGTTTGTTAAATGGATCAAATGCAAGAAATTATGAGTTTTCTTTTGACGATGGGTCAGAATTTAAACAAATTGCGTCTGATGGTGGATTTCTTGCGAATCCAATTTCTTTGGATAAGGTTATGTTAACTCCTGGAGAACGTGCTGAAATAATTGTAAATACTGAAAAATACAAAAAAGGGGATGTACTAAATCTTATGGATGGTGATTCTAAAATTTTATCTCTAAAAATTACCAAAGATAATTTAAAATCAGTAGAATTGCCAACTAAGTTAAACGAAATTGCAAATGAAGATACTTCATCACTACCTGAACAAAAAATCACATTAAAAGGTATGTCACACATGGTGTCTATTGATGGAAAAACTTTTGACATGAATAGAATTGATTTGGAAAAAAAGAAAGATGAAAAAGAGATATGGGAAATTTACAATGCACCTGATATGATGGGTGGAATGATTCATCCTTTTCATATTCATGGGGTCCAATTTAGAATCTTATCAAGAAATGGAAAAACACCTCCTGAAAACGAAGCGGGATGGAAAGATACTGTTGCATTAAACCCAGATGAAACAGTTAAATTAGAAGTACAATTCCAAAATACTGGAATTTTTATGTATCATTGTCATAACTTGGAGCATGAAGAAAATGGAATGATGGGACAAGTAAAAGTTACTAAATAG
- a CDS encoding class A sortase → MKTKKSKKFQLYFINVLTIVLLVAGLLLIFNRPIRNWLIDYLGQNNNVSTVTVKKIEKNNQKKGEFDFDQVESLDFESVARARLYQDKMAVIGGLAVPSVKINLPILKGLSNYNLAVGAGTMVENQAMGNGNYSLAGHNLDQTNLLFSPLHDLKMGEVIYLTDLKKVYVYETTFLEIVDPTRVDLIEPVDGENLVTLVTCNQDGSKRLVVQGTLIEEVTMSEATEKITKAFDIEKNI, encoded by the coding sequence TTGAAAACTAAAAAATCAAAGAAATTTCAGCTTTATTTTATTAATGTACTGACAATCGTGTTATTAGTAGCAGGTTTGTTATTAATATTTAATCGACCTATTAGAAACTGGCTCATTGACTACTTAGGACAGAACAATAATGTATCAACAGTGACTGTTAAAAAAATCGAGAAAAACAATCAAAAAAAAGGAGAATTTGATTTTGATCAAGTTGAAAGTCTTGATTTTGAAAGTGTTGCTCGTGCTAGATTATATCAGGACAAAATGGCTGTGATAGGTGGTTTAGCAGTTCCAAGTGTGAAAATAAATTTACCTATTTTAAAGGGTCTTTCAAATTACAATCTTGCAGTTGGTGCAGGTACAATGGTAGAAAATCAGGCCATGGGAAATGGGAATTATTCACTTGCAGGACATAATTTAGATCAAACAAATTTATTATTTAGTCCATTACATGACTTGAAAATGGGAGAAGTGATCTATCTAACTGACTTAAAAAAAGTCTATGTCTATGAAACAACGTTTCTTGAAATTGTTGATCCAACAAGAGTTGATTTAATTGAACCAGTGGATGGTGAAAATTTAGTTACATTAGTTACTTGTAATCAAGATGGATCTAAAAGATTAGTTGTCCAAGGTACATTAATAGAAGAAGTAACAATGTCTGAAGCAACTGAAAAAATTACAAAAGCTTTTGATATTGAGAAGAATATCTAG
- a CDS encoding Tn3 family transposase, with translation MGLKIILTAAQRERLLSVEHLSEEDFKAYFSFSDSDLEIINQHRGNINKLGFAIQLCLARYPGCSLSNWSVKPDRLTSYVTHQLHLGPIELASYNHRNTRANHFNEILETFRYQRFGSNGNREHLIEYLVNLSLENDDSTFLMKETLDFLSCNRIIFPSIATLEDVISHCRSKAESTLFSILLQPLKGIQMEKLDDLLHLFKETKMTKLAWLKDIPGKANPESFMSICKKVEAINAIELGTINVAHIHRNRFLQLARLGDNYDAYDFSRFEFEKKYALLIAFLVDHHQYLIDQLIEINDRILGSIKRKGTRDSQEQLKEKGKLTTEKLEHYVSLIDALHFAKDNNSNPFDEIERIIPWNELIQDGEEAKQITGHKKYGYLEMVRNKATYLRRYTPMLLKTLSFKATTSAKPVLTALTQLSELHNDGKRKLPVDTSIDFVSKKWENLVRPQNGKIDRSFYELVAFTELKNNIRSGNISVEGSLAHRNIDDYLVPSDSCLGSLTIPDTFDEYLEARGSFLDSHLQFYAKSDKKTAKMTLKKLEKITPDEAEIFRKRLYSMIPKIRLSDLLIEVDSWTQFSQEFIHDSTGKPPNETEKKIVFATLLGLGINIGLEKMAQSTPGITYPQLANAKQWRFYKEALTRAQSVLVNYQLDIPIADFWGEGKTSASDGMRVPVGVSALKSDVNPHYKSLEKGASMIRSINDRNTSHHVEVVSTNTREATHTLDGLLYHETDLDIEEHFTDTNGYSDQMFGMTALLGFKFEPRIRNIKKSQLFSIKPCSEYPDLSGSINSKINVNIIEENYEEIKRIAYSIQTGKVSSSLILGKLGSYARKNKVATALRELGRIEKSIFMIRYVTDDQLRRKITHGLNKTEAVNALARELFFGRRGKFMERDIRRQLQSASALNVLINAISIWNAVYLQEAYNYLVKLDPQVTKYMRHISPINWEHITFLGEYKFDLLSIPKHLRKLNIEK, from the coding sequence ATGGGTTTAAAAATCATTTTAACAGCTGCGCAACGTGAACGACTGCTTTCTGTAGAACACCTATCAGAGGAAGATTTTAAAGCATACTTTAGTTTTTCGGATTCAGATTTAGAGATTATCAATCAACACCGAGGGAATATTAATAAATTAGGCTTTGCCATACAACTTTGCTTAGCTCGATATCCTGGTTGTTCTTTAAGCAACTGGTCTGTTAAACCAGATAGATTGACTTCTTATGTGACACATCAACTTCACCTGGGCCCAATCGAATTAGCTTCATACAATCACAGAAACACTCGTGCCAATCATTTTAACGAAATTTTAGAAACGTTTAGGTACCAACGATTTGGGAGTAATGGCAATCGAGAACATCTAATAGAGTATTTAGTTAATCTTTCATTAGAAAATGATGATTCTACTTTTCTGATGAAAGAAACTCTAGATTTTTTATCTTGTAATAGAATTATCTTTCCATCGATTGCCACACTTGAAGATGTTATTAGTCACTGCCGATCTAAGGCAGAAAGTACTCTGTTTTCAATTTTACTCCAACCATTAAAAGGAATACAAATGGAAAAATTAGATGATTTACTTCATCTTTTTAAAGAAACAAAGATGACTAAACTTGCCTGGCTGAAAGATATTCCAGGGAAAGCTAATCCAGAGAGTTTTATGAGTATTTGTAAAAAGGTTGAAGCGATTAATGCTATTGAGCTTGGAACAATTAACGTAGCCCATATTCATCGTAATAGATTCCTTCAGTTAGCTAGATTAGGTGATAATTATGATGCCTATGATTTTTCTCGTTTTGAATTTGAAAAAAAATATGCCTTACTGATTGCTTTTTTAGTAGATCATCATCAATATCTAATCGATCAATTAATTGAGATTAACGATCGTATTCTAGGTAGCATTAAACGGAAAGGAACACGTGATTCACAAGAACAGCTAAAAGAAAAAGGCAAATTGACTACTGAAAAATTAGAACACTATGTGTCCCTAATTGATGCTCTTCATTTTGCAAAGGATAACAATAGTAACCCCTTTGACGAAATTGAACGAATTATTCCTTGGAATGAGTTAATTCAAGATGGAGAGGAAGCGAAACAAATTACTGGCCATAAAAAGTATGGCTATTTAGAAATGGTAAGGAACAAAGCCACTTATCTCCGTAGATACACGCCGATGTTGCTAAAAACTCTATCGTTTAAAGCAACAACGTCAGCAAAACCTGTCCTTACGGCTCTCACTCAATTAAGTGAACTACACAATGATGGAAAAAGAAAACTACCAGTAGACACATCTATTGATTTTGTAAGCAAAAAATGGGAAAACCTTGTTCGACCACAAAACGGAAAAATAGATCGCTCATTCTATGAATTAGTAGCCTTCACAGAACTTAAAAACAACATTCGTTCAGGTAATATTTCTGTTGAAGGAAGTCTAGCCCATCGAAATATTGATGACTACTTAGTTCCTTCTGATAGTTGCCTTGGATCATTAACCATACCAGACACCTTTGATGAATACCTTGAAGCTAGGGGATCTTTTTTAGACTCTCACCTTCAATTTTATGCAAAATCTGATAAAAAAACAGCTAAAATGACACTTAAAAAATTAGAAAAGATTACTCCAGATGAAGCCGAAATCTTTAGGAAAAGACTCTACTCAATGATTCCAAAAATAAGGTTAAGTGATCTTTTAATTGAAGTGGATAGCTGGACCCAATTTTCACAAGAATTTATTCATGATTCAACTGGAAAGCCACCAAATGAAACCGAGAAAAAAATTGTGTTTGCCACTTTACTGGGATTAGGAATCAATATAGGTCTTGAAAAAATGGCACAATCCACGCCTGGAATCACGTATCCTCAATTGGCAAATGCTAAACAATGGCGTTTTTATAAAGAAGCCTTAACTCGTGCACAATCTGTTTTAGTTAACTATCAATTGGATATTCCAATTGCTGATTTTTGGGGAGAAGGAAAAACAAGTGCTTCAGATGGCATGCGCGTACCCGTAGGTGTCTCCGCTCTCAAATCTGATGTTAATCCGCACTATAAAAGTCTAGAAAAAGGGGCTTCAATGATTCGCTCAATAAATGATAGAAATACCTCGCATCATGTTGAAGTTGTTTCAACCAACACAAGAGAAGCTACTCATACACTTGACGGTTTACTCTACCATGAAACGGATTTAGATATTGAAGAACACTTCACTGATACAAATGGTTATAGCGATCAAATGTTTGGCATGACTGCTTTATTAGGATTTAAATTTGAACCACGCATTAGAAATATAAAAAAATCTCAACTATTTTCTATAAAACCATGTTCAGAGTATCCTGATTTATCAGGATCTATAAATAGTAAGATTAATGTAAACATTATCGAAGAAAACTATGAAGAAATTAAACGAATAGCCTATTCGATTCAAACAGGTAAAGTATCAAGCTCTTTAATTTTAGGAAAACTTGGCTCATATGCTCGTAAAAATAAAGTAGCTACTGCTTTAAGAGAATTAGGACGTATTGAAAAAAGCATTTTCATGATAAGATATGTAACGGATGATCAATTGCGCCGCAAAATCACTCATGGATTAAACAAGACAGAAGCTGTTAATGCCTTAGCTAGAGAATTATTTTTTGGTCGCCGTGGAAAATTTATGGAACGCGACATTCGCCGTCAACTTCAAAGTGCAAGCGCACTCAATGTCTTAATAAATGCGATTAGTATATGGAACGCTGTGTATTTACAGGAAGCCTATAATTATTTAGTTAAACTTGATCCCCAAGTTACTAAGTATATGAGGCATATCTCTCCGATTAATTGGGAGCATATTACTTTTCTTGGCGAATACAAATTTGATTTGTTATCTATTCCTAAACACTTAAGAAAATTGAACATAGAAAAATAG
- a CDS encoding NusG domain II-containing protein gives MKKFLVFIRPYDVLIISLLVIISFIPLAVFNKYSQNIANKLGNIAVISIDGVTVREIELSSNTKYQLFTLYPSENQYNIIEVDGTRIRNKKDNSPDQIAVKTGWISKVGETSICLPHKLIIEIRSKDGEKQNETDLVIPL, from the coding sequence ATGAAGAAGTTCCTGGTTTTTATTCGCCCATACGACGTTTTGATTATTAGTTTGTTAGTTATAATTTCTTTCATTCCTTTAGCTGTTTTCAATAAGTATAGTCAAAATATAGCTAATAAACTTGGAAATATAGCAGTCATTTCGATTGACGGAGTGACAGTGAGAGAAATTGAACTGTCATCAAATACAAAATATCAACTGTTTACACTTTACCCCTCAGAGAATCAATATAATATCATTGAAGTAGACGGAACAAGAATTAGAAATAAGAAAGACAATAGCCCAGATCAAATCGCAGTGAAAACTGGTTGGATTAGTAAAGTTGGAGAAACCAGTATTTGTCTACCACACAAATTAATAATAGAAATCCGGTCGAAAGATGGAGAAAAACAAAATGAGACCGATTTAGTCATCCCTCTTTAG